In Bacillus pumilus, the sequence TCTACAACAATCGTTAATGGATGTCTTGCCCCCATTTTGATGGGACTTGCTGGTAATGTGACATCAATGGTTTGAGAAGCCAGTTTCTTCTTCACTTCTTCTGCTTCCAGTTGTTCATTTTTTTCTGCAATGGCATTAGCAATCTGCTCTCTCACTTCGTTTGCGAGCGCACCCATTTTTGGTCTTTCTTCAGCGGAGAGTTTGCCCATTCCGCGAAGGACTTCTGTAATCGGCCCTTTTTTCCCTAAATATTGTACACGAATGTCGTTGACCTCTTTGAGCGAGCTAGCTGCTTCTACCTTCGCTATCGCCTCTGTTTCAAGCTGTTTTAACGTTTCTTGCATGAGTGTAATCCTCCTTTTGATATACAAAACCGCCTGGATAAACGGCTGTTTGATCGTTTGAAGACAATAAAAAAACCCGCCCCTCCAAAAAAGAAGGGACGAGTTGTGGTCGCGGTACCACCCTTGTTAAGCACACATGTGCGAATAAGCTTCATTGACATAACGGAATCAAACGAATCCGGTTCACCTTTACGCAAAGCTTGCGGTCCCGGTGACAACTCCAGAGGTGAATTCCTGTTTCAGCATCCCTTAAATGCACTTTCAGTCTACGATGCATTCTCCCTATAAGGCCGCTCATTGAAACAATCTTCCTCTATCATGGTTTTTAAAATATTAGTTTCATTATAGTGAAATTCAGTGCATCATGCAACACTATCCGCGCAAATGATAGACAAGAACCGCTGCTGCAACAGCCACATTTAATGATTCTGCTTGCCCATACATCGGAACATATAAATTCTGATCTGTCATTTGAAGGATCTCTGGATCAATGCCTGCTCCCTCGTTGCCAACAATTAACGCAAACGGGCCTTCTGCCGCTATGTTTCTATACTCTTTCGCATCCTTTAAGGCACTTCCGTACACGGGTATGCCCTGCTCTTTGAATGCTGGAATCGCCTGTTGAAGTGTTTGCTTTAAGATGGGCAGATGGAAATGAGAGCCTTGAGCTGAACGGAGCGTTTTTCCGTTAAAAGCATCGACGGTCCCATCCCCTAAGATCACAGCATCCAGACCAGCGGCATCTGCTGTCCGAATCAGAGTGCCCAAATTTCCCGGGTCCTGCACTGCATCTAAAAGTAAAATTCGCTCATACTTCTTTTCTTCAAATACAGGAAGTGTACAAATCGCTGCGATGTGCTGAGGCGTTTCGGTTTCTGTCATTGCAGAAAAAGCCTCTTCACTCAGTTCATAGAGCTCAATGTCAGGCTTGATGTCAGACCGAAGCATGTCAGGCGATGTGACCATTAACTCCTTCACAATCCCGCTCTTTAATGCTTCTTCTACTAAATGTTTCCCCTCAACGAGAAATAGCCCCGTTTTCGTTCGTTCTTTTTTTGTATGCAGCTTTTTCCATTGTTTAATACTTGCGTTTTTAGCTGATTCTATATATTTCAAGCGACTTTAACTCCTTTAAATATCATGAATTTATTATATCTCATGCACACTACATAATAAACCTGTCTTTGAGACAGAATAGGGCTATTACCATCAAAAAAGGAGTGTGGGCAATGGATTTTAATTTAAGAGGCGCAGTCATTCAAAACATCACTGGCCATAATCAAGAGCAGCTTGAACATACGATTTTAGATGCGATTCAAAGCGGCGAGGAAAAAATGCTGCCAGGCCTTGGCGTGTTGTTTGAGGTTTTATGGCAAGAGGCATCAGAAAACGAAAAAAATGAAATCCTTGAAACATTAGAGCAGGGCTTAAAGCCTCAGCAGCAGCAATAAAAGAAGCCGGTTTGCTTATGTATGACAGCAAACCGGCTTTTGTTCGTTTATCCAGTGATAGGTGTCTCCATCCGAAGCGCTGGATCACGCCAGATCTCGACCCATTTTTTAATAGCAAACACAATAATCACAAATCCCAAGATCAGCATGATGATCGACAAGAACGCATTAAGCACGCTGTAGCCAGACGCCTCAGGATTGAGGTATACATTGGCCACCATCCAATAGCCCGCATAATTCACGGTGACATATAAGTAAGCGAGCGGAATTAAACAAGTCAGCATATATCGCCTTTTATCCGCAATTTTTAACACAACGGTCGCACCAATGATCAAGCCTACCGAGGCCATTAATTGGTTTGAAACCCCAAATAACGCCCAAATGGACCCGATGTCCCCAGAGTAAAGCAAGTATCCCCACATAAAACAGGCAAGCGCACTTGCAAACACAGACCCAGGTACCCAATCATTTCGTTTAAGCGGTTTATATGCTTCTCCAAAGAAGTCTTGAATCAAATAACGTGCCACACGCGTTCCAGCATCAATAGCTGTTAAAATAAAGACAGCTTCAAACATAATGACGAATTGGAAGAAATAAGACGCCAAATGGCTAAAGAATGGAATCCCCGTAAAGATATACGCCATCCCCACTGCTAATGTAACGGCTCCACCCGTTCTTCCCTCTAAATCAAGACCAATTTCCTTACTAAGCTGCGGAAGGTTCTCGACACTCATACCGAGCGTTCGGAACACTTCTGGTGTACTGTTAATCGCAAAATAATCTCCTGGATGAAGAGCTGTGGCGGCAATTAACGCCATGATCCCCACCAAGCATTCCACTAGCATTGCACCAAACGCTACAGGCTTCATATCACTCCAGCGGTCCAGCATCTTTGGCGTTGTTCCTGAGCCAACAAATGCGTGGAAACCGGATATGGCGCCGCAAGCAATTGTAATTGATATAAATGGCCAGACAGGACCAGCTAAAACAGGCCCTCCTCCATTCACAAACTCTGTAAACGCTGGAAATTGAATGGCCGGATTCACCACAAAGATCCCAGCAATCAGAGCGATGAAAACACCAATTTTCATAAAACTACTTAAGTAGTCTCTTGGTGCCAATAGCAGCCAAACTGGCAGAGCCGCTGCAAAGAATGCATAAATCGGCAAGGCGAGAGCCAGCGTTTTTGTATCAAGTGTTAAAAAATCACCAAGTGCCGTTCCTTGAATATTTGGTCCAAGGAATACACCAAACATCAGTAAAATAAATCCCGCAGATGTGGCCAGCTTTAAATTGCCTGTCTTTTTATAATAAAGACCTACCCCCATTGCAATTGGAATGGTGATTCCGACTGCAAATGTCCCCCAAGGGTTTCGTTCTAAAGCATGAAGCACAACCATCGACAGCCCTGCCATTGTGATCGTTATGATAAATAGCATGGCAAGCCCTGTACAAAATCCTGCAACAGGTCCTAGCTCTTCTTTCGCTACCTCTGATAGTGATTTCCCCTTTTTTCGCATCGAAGCAAATAACACGACAAGGTCATGCACAGCTCCGCCAATCACCGCTCCGATTAAAAGCCAAAGGAGACCAGGTAAATATCCAAATTGTGCGGCTAAAATTGGACCAACTAGTGGGCCAGCAGCTGCAATCGCAGCAAAGTGATGTCCAAATGTGACCCATTTATTTGTTGGCACGTAATCTTTTCCGTCCTCTAGTGTATGAGCTGGTGTCGGATGATCATCTGTGACCTTTAATACCTTGACCATCATAAATGTACCATACAGACGATACGCTATCGCTAAAATACACATAGATCCTATGACAATTGTAACCGCATTCATTTAACCATCCCCTTTGTATAAACAATTTGTTACAAATATAACATAAATTGATTGATTTTTCTTTCTTTTAAAACAAAGTTGAAAGATAGGAATAATTGACTTATTCTTAAGTTAGCTTCACCTACTTCCATAAACTCTCTTGTGGCAGAGCGGTCTCTAGGCTCTGTCCTTTTTATTGATTTCATCTTACAAAAATAAAAGCTTGATCACATGTGCCTTATTCACTAGAAAATTTCCTCTCCATTTGTCAAAAACAGTTCTTTTGACGCAACTTGAACAACGAGGTTCATTTCCTGGGAAATTCAATGGAACAAAAAAAGCCTTTCCCCAATGCCGAGGAAAGGCCTTCCTATTAAGAACCGTACGTAATCTGCTCGACAGTTTTTTGATCGAGTCTTTTGATCACTTCTGTTAAAAGCTTCACTGCATTTTCATAATCATCCCGGTGAATCATCGCTGCATGGGTATGAATATATCTGCTTGGTATCCCGATTGATAGGGATGGAACACCATGACCCGTTAAATGGATACCGCCAGCATCTGTCCCCCCGCCAGGCATTGAATCGTATTGATAAGGAATGTTCAATTCATCTGCTGTCTGGACAACAAAATCGCGAAGCCCTTTATGAGATACCATAGAAGCGTCAAAAACAACGATCGTTGGTCCTTGACCAAGTTTGCTTGTTGCTTCTTTTTCAGTAATGCCAGGCGTATCTCCTGCTACACCAACATCAATGGCAAATCCAATATCAGGCTGGATCGTAGCAGCTGCTGTTTTGGCTCCGCGTAAGCCTACTTCCTCTTGTACAGTCGCAACACTGTAAGCGATATTTTCATGCTGAGTGGCATGTAAATTCTTCATGACATCAATCGCAACTGCACAGCCGATACGGTTGTCCCATGCTTTTGCAAGGAGCATTTTTTCATCATTCATCACCGTAAACTCAAAGTAAGGAACGATTTGATCTCCAGGCAGCACTCCCCACTCCATTGCCTGTTCTTTGCTTGAAGCCCCAATATCAATAAACATATCTGTTATCTCAATTGATTTTTTACGGGCTTCTGGCGATAAGACATGTGGTGGTTTAGAACCAATCACGCCTGTGATCTCCCCTTTTTTCGTCACAATGGTGACACGCTGCGCCAGCATGACCTGTGACCACCAGCCGCCAACCGTTTGAAAACGAATATAGCCTTTGTCATCAATTTTTGTCACCATGAATCCTACTTCATCTAAGTGACCAGCGAGCATGATTTTAGGGCCGTTTGCGTTTCCTTCCTTCTTAGCGATCAAGCTGCCAAGGCGGTCTGTCGAGACTTCATCTGCATATGATTCTATGTATGTCTGCATGACTTTTTTGACATCACGTTCATTACCTGGAATCCCTTTTGCATCCGTTAGGTCTTTCAGCATAGTTAATGTTTGATCTAGCTTTGTCATTCCATTTATCCTCCTTTATCTTCATGGTGCATTCTTATTATACAAAACCTCTTTCGTTCAATACGATCTTTTTATGAATATTTTTTCGTTTTACGAAATATTTTTTTAAAAAAAGTTGAAACCTTTTGACTTTCTCATTCGTAGTACATCAGATAACGGTATTGGAGGTGCATCCTGTCATGTTTGTAATCCTCATTAGACTCGCTCTTGTTGCACTGCTTGTCTACATTTTCTACATG encodes:
- the sspI gene encoding small acid-soluble spore protein SspI, which encodes MDFNLRGAVIQNITGHNQEQLEHTILDAIQSGEEKMLPGLGVLFEVLWQEASENEKNEILETLEQGLKPQQQQ
- a CDS encoding M42 family metallopeptidase encodes the protein MTKLDQTLTMLKDLTDAKGIPGNERDVKKVMQTYIESYADEVSTDRLGSLIAKKEGNANGPKIMLAGHLDEVGFMVTKIDDKGYIRFQTVGGWWSQVMLAQRVTIVTKKGEITGVIGSKPPHVLSPEARKKSIEITDMFIDIGASSKEQAMEWGVLPGDQIVPYFEFTVMNDEKMLLAKAWDNRIGCAVAIDVMKNLHATQHENIAYSVATVQEEVGLRGAKTAAATIQPDIGFAIDVGVAGDTPGITEKEATSKLGQGPTIVVFDASMVSHKGLRDFVVQTADELNIPYQYDSMPGGGTDAGGIHLTGHGVPSLSIGIPSRYIHTHAAMIHRDDYENAVKLLTEVIKRLDQKTVEQITYGS
- the cstA gene encoding carbon starvation protein CstA, with translation MNAVTIVIGSMCILAIAYRLYGTFMMVKVLKVTDDHPTPAHTLEDGKDYVPTNKWVTFGHHFAAIAAAGPLVGPILAAQFGYLPGLLWLLIGAVIGGAVHDLVVLFASMRKKGKSLSEVAKEELGPVAGFCTGLAMLFIITITMAGLSMVVLHALERNPWGTFAVGITIPIAMGVGLYYKKTGNLKLATSAGFILLMFGVFLGPNIQGTALGDFLTLDTKTLALALPIYAFFAAALPVWLLLAPRDYLSSFMKIGVFIALIAGIFVVNPAIQFPAFTEFVNGGGPVLAGPVWPFISITIACGAISGFHAFVGSGTTPKMLDRWSDMKPVAFGAMLVECLVGIMALIAATALHPGDYFAINSTPEVFRTLGMSVENLPQLSKEIGLDLEGRTGGAVTLAVGMAYIFTGIPFFSHLASYFFQFVIMFEAVFILTAIDAGTRVARYLIQDFFGEAYKPLKRNDWVPGSVFASALACFMWGYLLYSGDIGSIWALFGVSNQLMASVGLIIGATVVLKIADKRRYMLTCLIPLAYLYVTVNYAGYWMVANVYLNPEASGYSVLNAFLSIIMLILGFVIIVFAIKKWVEIWRDPALRMETPITG
- a CDS encoding TrmH family RNA methyltransferase; the protein is MKYIESAKNASIKQWKKLHTKKERTKTGLFLVEGKHLVEEALKSGIVKELMVTSPDMLRSDIKPDIELYELSEEAFSAMTETETPQHIAAICTLPVFEEKKYERILLLDAVQDPGNLGTLIRTADAAGLDAVILGDGTVDAFNGKTLRSAQGSHFHLPILKQTLQQAIPAFKEQGIPVYGSALKDAKEYRNIAAEGPFALIVGNEGAGIDPEILQMTDQNLYVPMYGQAESLNVAVAAAVLVYHLRG